The Zingiber officinale cultivar Zhangliang chromosome 9A, Zo_v1.1, whole genome shotgun sequence genome window below encodes:
- the LOC122020764 gene encoding probable beta-1,3-galactosyltransferase 2, with protein MSFKRGSSAGAGAGEVSAKGMVSKKWTLLLCLGSFCVGLLFTNSWSMPEAQDIIKTTTRSDDNKLNLVSGDCDPRTNIHNNIHNNVEDTQQVIQTLDKTISDLEMELSAARAAQESILNGAPVPETLKETEAAGRRRYLMVIGINTAFSSRRRRDSVRATWMPQGEKRKKLEEEKGIIVRFVIGHSATSGGILDKAIEAEHRKHGDFMRLDHVEGYLELSAKTKIYFATAVTMWDADFYIKVDDDVHVNIATLGATLAKHRSKPRVYIGCMKSGPVLAQKGVRYHEPEYWKFGDDGNKYFRHATGQLYAISKDLAAYISMNQHVLHKYANEDVSLGSWFIGLDVEHIDDKKLCCGTPPDCEWKAQAGNICVASFDWTCSGICNSAERIKDVHRRCGEGEKTLWNTDF; from the exons ATGAGCTTCAAGAGAGGAAGCAGCGCCGGTGCCGGCGCCGGCGAGGTGTCGGCGAAGGGAATGGTGTCGAAAAAGTGGACCCTTTTGCTTTGCCTTGGAAGCTTCTGTGTAGGTCTTCTCTTCACCAACAG TTGGTCTATGCCTGAGGCCCAGGACATCATCAAGACAACAACAAGATCAGACGACAATAAACTCAATCTCGTTTCTGGCGACTGCGATCCGAGAACA AACATCCACAACAACATCCACAACAACGTCGAAGATACTCAGCAAGTAATCCA AACTCTGGATAAAACGATATCGGACTTAGAAATGGAATTGTCAGCTGCCAGAGCTGCGCAGGAATCAATACTTAATGGTGCTCCGGTGCCAGAAACTCTCAAGGAAACTGAGGCAGCTGGAAGGAGGAGGTATCTCATGGTTATAGGAATCAACACTGCATTTAGCAGTCGCAGGCGAAGGGATTCAGTTCGCGCGACTTGGATGCCTCAAG GTGAGAAAAGAaagaagcttgaggaagagaaaggAATTATCGTTCGCTTTGTCATTGGTCACAG TGCTACATCAGGTGGAATTTTGGACAAGGCAATCGAAGCTGAACATCGAAAGCATGGTGACTTCATGAGGCTG GATCATGTCGAAGGCTATCTCGAGTTATCAGCCAAAACAAAAATATATTTTGCAACTGCTGTCACCATGTGGGATGCAGATTTCTACATTAAAGTAGATGATGATGTCCATGTAAACATCG CAACACTTGGAGCCACTCTGGCTAAACATCGGTCGAAGCCTCGGGTGTATATTGGATGCATGAAATCGGGTCCAGTGCTAGCTCAAAA GGGGGTGAGATATCATGAACCTGAGTATTGGAAGTTTGGCGATGACGGAAATAAGTATTTCCGGCATGCAACCGGTCAGCTATATGCCATTTCAAAGGACTTGGCTGCTTACATATCCATGAATCA ACATGTGCTTCACAAGTACGCAAATGAGGATGTTTCACTCGGGTCATGGTTCATTGGGCTAGATGTCGAACACATCGATGATAAGAAACTATGTTGCGGCACTCCGCCCG ACTGTGAATGGAAAGCCCAGGCAGGCAACATCTGTGTTGCCTCATTTGACTGGACCTGCAGCGGCATTTGCAACTCGGCCGAAAGGATCAAAGACGTTCACCGGCGATGCGGTGAAGGAGAGAAGACTCTGTGGAACACAGACTTCTGA